The Cellulosimicrobium sp. ES-005 genome segment GGAACCGCTCTTCGTCCTCGTCGACAGCGCCGTCGTCGGCCACCTCGGCACCGCGCAGCTCGCCGGGCTCTCCCTCGCCTCGACGCTCCTGGTCACGCTCGTCGGGCTGTGCGTCTTCCTCGCCTACGCGACCACGGCCGCCGTCGCCCGCCGCATCGGCGCCGGGCACGCGCGCGAGGCGCTCCAGTCGGGCGTGGACGGCCTGTGGCTCGCCGTCGGGCTCGGCGTGCTCCTCGCCGCCGCCCTGTGGGCGACCGCGCCCTGGGCCGTCGGCGCGATGGGCGGGACGGGCGACGTCGCCGAGCACGCCGTCGTCTACCTGCGCTGGTCCGCCCTCGGCCTCCCCGGGATGCTCCTCGTCCTCGCCTCCACGGGCGTCCTGCGCGGCATGCAGGACACGAAGACGCCCCTGTGGGTCGCGGCAGGCGGCGCGACGTTCAACGCGGTCCTCAACGTCGTCCTCGTCTACGGCGCGGGCCTCGGGATCGCCGGCTCGGGCATCGGGACGGCCGTCGCGCAGCTCACCATGGGCGCGGTGCTCGTCGTCGTGGTCGTGCGCGGCGCCCGGCGCCACGGCGCGTCCCTGCGCCCCGCGGCCGGCGGCATCTGGTCCAACGCGAGGGCCGGCGCGCCGCTCTTCGTCCGCACCCTCTCGCTGCGCCTCGCGATCCTCCTCACCGTGTTCGTCGCGACCGGGCTCGGCGAGGTCACGCTCGCCGGCTACCAGGTCGTGAACTCCGTCTGGGGGCTCGCCGCCTTCGCCCTCGACGCGCTCGCCATCGCCGCGCAGGCGCTCGTCGGCCACGGGCTCGGGGCCGACGACGTCCCGCGCGTCCGGGCCGTCCTGCGCCGGACCCTGCAGTGGGGGGTCGCGGCGGGCGCGGCCCTCGGGGTCGTCATGGCCGCGGGCGGCTGGTGGTTCGCGCTGCTCTTCACGTCCGACCCGGAGGTGCGCGCCGCGGTGGCGGTCGGCATGGCCGTGTGCGGGCTGCTCCTGCCCATGGCGGGCTGGGTGTTCGTGCTCGACGGCGTCCTCATCGGCGCCGGGGACGGCCGCTTCCTCGCCTGGGCGGGCATGCTCACGCTCGTGGTCTACGTGCCGTTCGCCCTCGCCGTCCGGCAGTGGGCGCCCGACGGCGCGGCGGGCCTCGCGTGGTTGTGGCTCGCCTTCGCGGGGGTCTTCATGGCCGCCCGCGCCGTCACCACCGGACTCCGCGCCCGGGGCAGCGCCTGGATGGTCACCGGGACGGCGTGAACAGCACGAAGGCCCGGCCCCTCCGAGGAGGGACCGGGCCTTCGAGGACTGCTCAGCAGCAGATCAGGCAGCGACGACCTTCACCGCGAGGGTCGCGGAGACCTCCGGGTGGAGGCGGACGGAGACCGTGTAGTCCCCCGTCGCCTTGATCGGCTGGCCGATCTCGATCTTGCGCTTGTCGACCGACGCGCCCGCGGCGGTCACGGCGGACGCGATGTCCGCCGTCGTCACGGCACCGAAGAGGCGACCGGCAGCGCCGGCCTTCGCCTCGACGACGACCGGCTTCGACTGCAGCGAGTCGCGGATCGCCTTCGCGTCGTCGAGCGACGCGATCTCGCGGGCCTTGCGCGCCTTGCGGATCGCAGTCACCTGCGACTCGGCGCCCTTGGACCACGGCGTGGCGAGCTTGCGCGGGACGAGGAAGTTACGGGCGTACCCGTCCTTCACCTCGACGACGTCGCCGGGCTCACCGAGACCGGTGACCTCGTGGGTCAGGATCAGCTTGGCCATGAGTTCTCTCCCTTCCCGCTCAGCGAGCCGTCGACGTGTACGGCAGCAGCGCCATCTCGCGCGCGTTCTTCACCGCACGGGCGATCTGGCGCTGCTCCTGGACGGAGACGCCGGTCACGCGACGCGCACGGATCTTGCCGCGGTCGGAGATGAACTTGCGCAGCAGCGCGGTGTCCTTGTAGTCGACCGACTCGATCTTGGCCGACTTCAGCGGGTTGGACTTCTTCTTGGGCTTGCGCACCACAGGCTTCGCCATGGTGTTGCTCCTCTACAAGGTGCGATCCCCGCGCGCGGTCCGTGCCGACGAGCGGCGCGGCACCCGCGGGGACGGGTGTGTGTTCTGGGAGTGGCGGGCGATCAGAACGGGGGCTCGTCGGAGAACGAACCACCGGACGACGCGGGGCCAGCCGAGGCCCACGGGTCGTCGCTCTGCTGCTGACCGCCGCCGGAGCTGAATCCGCCACCGGAGGCACCGCCGGAGTTGGCGCCACCTCCGTAGCCGCCACCGCCGCCGAAGCCGCCGCCACCGCCACCCGAGCGCTGGGCCCGGGTGACCTTCGCGGAGGCGTAGCGCAGGGAGGGACCGATCTCGTCCACCTGCAGCTCGACGACGGTGCGCTTCTCCCCCTCGCGGGTCTCGTACGAGCGCTGGACGAGGCGGCCCTGCACGATGACGCGCATGCCCTTCGTCAGCGACTCCGCGACGTTCTCCGCGGCCTCGCGCCAGATCGAGCAGCGCATGA includes the following:
- the rplI gene encoding 50S ribosomal protein L9 — protein: MAKLILTHEVTGLGEPGDVVEVKDGYARNFLVPRKLATPWSKGAESQVTAIRKARKAREIASLDDAKAIRDSLQSKPVVVEAKAGAAGRLFGAVTTADIASAVTAAGASVDKRKIEIGQPIKATGDYTVSVRLHPEVSATLAVKVVAA
- a CDS encoding single-stranded DNA-binding protein, whose product is MAGDTVITVIGNLTGDPELRFTPSGAAVANFTVASTPRTFDRQSNEWKDGDTLFMRCSIWREAAENVAESLTKGMRVIVQGRLVQRSYETREGEKRTVVELQVDEIGPSLRYASAKVTRAQRSGGGGGGFGGGGGYGGGANSGGASGGGFSSGGGQQQSDDPWASAGPASSGGSFSDEPPF
- a CDS encoding MATE family efflux transporter codes for the protein MSDDTPTTRRTPPGHSGDTRTPSDPAPSSTGRRTRSLLDREILALAVPALGALVAEPLFVLVDSAVVGHLGTAQLAGLSLASTLLVTLVGLCVFLAYATTAAVARRIGAGHAREALQSGVDGLWLAVGLGVLLAAALWATAPWAVGAMGGTGDVAEHAVVYLRWSALGLPGMLLVLASTGVLRGMQDTKTPLWVAAGGATFNAVLNVVLVYGAGLGIAGSGIGTAVAQLTMGAVLVVVVVRGARRHGASLRPAAGGIWSNARAGAPLFVRTLSLRLAILLTVFVATGLGEVTLAGYQVVNSVWGLAAFALDALAIAAQALVGHGLGADDVPRVRAVLRRTLQWGVAAGAALGVVMAAGGWWFALLFTSDPEVRAAVAVGMAVCGLLLPMAGWVFVLDGVLIGAGDGRFLAWAGMLTLVVYVPFALAVRQWAPDGAAGLAWLWLAFAGVFMAARAVTTGLRARGSAWMVTGTA
- the rpsR gene encoding 30S ribosomal protein S18, with amino-acid sequence MAKPVVRKPKKKSNPLKSAKIESVDYKDTALLRKFISDRGKIRARRVTGVSVQEQRQIARAVKNAREMALLPYTSTAR